The sequence below is a genomic window from Chthoniobacterales bacterium.
CGGTGGATTCTTCATAGCGCCGCACAAATGACTACATATGTAGTCAATGTCAACCACAAATGTAGTCACTAGGCTAATACGCCTAGATGTAACTGGCACGCAGTAGCTCCGCCGCGCGCTCGTCGAGCAGTTCTCGGGCGCGGATCTCGTGGAAACGGTCCACGAGGTCCTCGGGGCGCAAGCGGCGCTTGTCGGCGCCGCGAATGTCGTGGGCGACCTGTCCTTTGTGCAGCATCACGATGCGGCCGCCGAGATTCACGGCCTGCTGCATCGAGTGCGTCACCATGAGCGTCGTGAGCTTTTCGCGGCCCACGACTTCCTCGGTAAGCTGGATCACCTGGTCCGCGCTTTTCGGATCGAGCGCGGCGGTGTGCTCGTCGAGCAGCAGCAGCTTGGGCTTGAGCCAGGTCGCCATGAGGAGCGTGAGCGCCTGGCGCTGCCCGCCGGAGAGCGAACCGATGGCGTTGTCGAGACGGTCCTCGAGCCCCATGCGCAACGTGGCGATGCGGGCCCGCAGCTCGTCCATGAGCCGGCGATTCAACGCCCAGCCCAGCCCGCGGCCGAGCCCGCGGCGCGAGGCGAGGGCGAAGTTTTCCGCGATGGAGAGATTCGGCGCGGTGCCGCTGAAAGGATTCTGGAAAACTCGGCCAATCAGCGCGGCGCGCCGATGCTCGGGCAGCCGCGTGATGTCGACGCCGGCGAGTCGCAGCGAACCGGAATCGACGTAGAACGAGCCGGCCACGGCATTGAGCAGCGTGGACTTGCCCGAACCGTTCATCCCAAGAAGCTGCACGAACGAGCCCTCCTCGACCTCGAGATCGATGCCCTGCAAAGCGCGCACTTCGTTCACGGTGCCGGCGTTGAAGGTTTTGCGAATGTTTTTGAGGGAAAGCATCAGTTTTACAGGAGGGAACAGAGGAAACGGAGAAGGTTATTCATTCGCTCCGGGTAACATCATGCGGTGAACACCGTCGACCAGCTTGGCCGTTCGAAAGTTGATCAACAACCCAATCGGCACATCGACCAACTTCATGTAGCTTAAAAGCTGCGCCTTATGGATGGGAGCGATCGCCTCGACGGATTTCAATTCGAGCAGCACACATCCTTCAACGAGAAGATCGAATCTCAGGGCTTCTTCAAATACGAGGCCTTTGTATTCGACCCGAACAGCTTGCTGACTGAGCACCGCTCGATTGCGGAGTTCGAGTTCGCGCTGCATGCATTTTTCGTAAATCGATTCGATCAATCCCGGCCCTTTCAATCGATGAACCTCTATCGCTGCGCCGATGAGATCTTCGGTCAACGAATTCGCCTTCAGAAAAAGCGGATGCATGCCTTTCCTCCCTTCTCTCCGTTGCCTCCTGTAAAACTCATGCCGTCCTCCGCTTCATTTTTGCGATCAATCCCGGCAGCACGAGCGCGGCGAAGACGAAGATCGCGGTGATGAGCTTGAGGTCGTTCGGATTCAGGCCCGCGCGCAGGGCGATTGCGACGAGTTCGCGGAAGAGCACCGAGCCGAAGATCGCGCCGGTCAGCGTCAGCCCGAGGCTGCGCGTGCCTCCGGTCAGCGCCTCGCCGATGATCACGCTCGCGAGTCCCCACACCACCATGCCGATGCCCATCTGCGCGTCGGCGAAGCCCTGATATTGGGCGAGCAGCGCGCCGGAGAGGGCGATGAGTCCATTCGCCAGCGCGAGGCCGAAGATGCGATAGCCCTCCACGTTCGCGCCGAGCGCGCGGACCATCTGCGCATTGTCGCCGGTCGCGCGCATCGCGGTGCCAATTTCGGTGCGGAAGAAAAAGTAAACCGCCAGCGCCGCCAGAACCGCGCACAGCAGCGCACCGGCCAGCATGCTCAGGTCCGCGGCCGTCACCGCCCATCCGAAAAGATTCACCCGCTCGACTCCGAGCAGCTTTTCGCCGAGCGCGCCGGCTTCGCTCGCGAGCGTGCGATCAGCCATGAGCGGCACGTTGCTCTTGCCCATGATGCGCAGGTTTACCGAGTAGAGCGCGGTCATCACGAGGATACCGGAGAGCAGTGCGTCGATGCGGAACTTCGTGTTGATCACGCCCGTGAGCGACCCGGCGAGGAAGCCTGCGACGAGTGCGGCGAGCGTGGCGAGCGACGGCGGCCAACCCATGACGATGAGCGTGGCCGCGACGGCGGCGCCGAGCGTGATCGAGCCGTCGGTGGTGATGTCCGGCACCGAGAAGATGCGGAACGACACCATCACGCCCATCGCAAGGAGCGACAGGATGAGGCCGATGGTGAGGGCGCCGAGGAGAAGGGTCATGGCGTGCCGGAAACAGGCGCGACCCAGCAGGCGCCGCGCAGGAATTCGCTGTCGCCGCTGCCCTCGGGGTCGCGGGTGTCGTTGAGGAGGTGAAGCACGGCCTGCAGTCCGCCAGCCTCGAAGATCTCCCGCACAGTCTCGTCGAGAACGATGGAGCCTTTGCGGATGGGACGGTAGGGGAAGACGGCGGCATGCACATGGGCCTTCACCGTGCCGTCGGAATCGACCGAACGCAGATGAGCATCCCATTCGGTGCCCGGCCGGGCCACGACGCCGGCGGCCAGGCACACGCTGTCTCGGAAGGACCGTTCGCTTGTGAAATTCAAGCGGTCGCGGATTTCCGGGAAGCCAAACGGATCGCGCACCAATCCCGACGGCGGCTGCCGCAGCGCTGCGCCCACGAGTCCCGCGACTTCCGCCGCCAGCACGAAGGCCGCGGCCGGCGCGCCGGAGTTTTCCAGCATCGCGGCGCAGACTTCCGCCAACGGCACGCCGCGGCATTCCGGCCGCACCTCGAAGCGCAGCAGCAAGCCCGGATCGCCCTCGGCTACGAGCCCGCTCGCCAGCCAGCCCGACGGCACATACGCCTGCTCGGCGAGCAGGAAGTCGGGCCGAAGCGCGCCATTGGTGGGCAGATGCGCCACGCAACCGGCCATGCAGAGCATTTCACCGAGGTTTGCCATCGCTTTCTCCCGCGTCTCCGCCAGGGCGCCCACGCCGAGACCGAAGCGCGGGCGGACAAAGTCGATCTTCTCCCCGCCGGAAACATCGAACGCGCCCTCGCCAATGGCACGAAGCCGCACCGGCACCGCCGATCCATGGCTTTGCCATTTTGCCGACGCGCTCTCGAAACTGCGCACCTCCCTGGCCGCACCGACAACCGGCGCCGGCGCGGCAAGCAGCACGCCGAGACCCGACAATTCGATGACCTTGGCCACGCCGGGCTGGGCGTTGCGCAGGGAGAAGGCTCCCTTGATTGCGAGCAACTGCTTGTAGCCGGAAATGACGACGCGCAGCCCCGCGGAGCTGATGTAATCGACGCCGGCGAAATCCATCACGATGCTATGCTCGCCGCCGCGAATCGCCGACTCCAGCGCGGCCTGCACGGGCTCGGCCCAGGCCGCATCGAGGCGGCCGTTGAGCGTGAGCACGAGCGAATCGTTTTCGTGAGCGCGGTGAATTTCCATCACTAGGGGCGGATCACGGTTTCCATTTCGTCGAGGTAGCCCTGCGGGAGCACGAGGCCGTTCTTCGCGGCATTCGGCAGGCTGGCTTTTTTGACCACGTGCGGCGAGAGCAGGAACGGGATTTTCGCGGGACTCTCGCCGTCCATCACGCGCAGGACCATCTTCGCGGTCTGCAAGCCGCACTCGTGATAATCGCGGCCGAAGGACACCGGCGCACCAAGCTCGGTGGTGGTGCTGTTGAGCGAGAAGAGCGGCTTTTGCGTCTGGTTCGCCGCGCGCGCGATGGCGGTAAAGCCCGCGCTGGTGATGTTGTCGGAAATCTGGACGATCGCGTCGATGGGCCTCCCTGCCAGCGACATCGCGGCGTCGGGCAGCTCGGTGGGCGTGCTCACGGCCACGGTCTCGACCTCGAAGCCCCGGTCGCGCGCATGCGCGACGAAGGTATCCTTGAGATCGACGGAGTTCGCCTCGGCGGGGCAGAAGAGCGTGCCGAGGCGGCGGTATTGCGGGAAGTGCTTGCGCAGCAAGTCGAGCATCTCGTCGGTGGGCGCGAGCACGGACACGCCGGTGACATTCGGGAGGTGATCGTCGAAGGATTTTCCAGCGCCGACGATGACGGGATTCGCGATGAGCGTAAAAATCACCGGGCGATCCTTCACCTTGCGGATGGCCGCCTGGAGCGACGGCGTCGAGATGGGAATGATGATGTCAGCACCATCGGTGAGCGCGGCATCGACGAGGCTGTTGAGCGTGCCCACGTCGCCCTGGGCATTGAGCAGCTTGAACGTGTAGTCGCGACCCTCGACGAGCGGCCATTTCGCCATGCCCTCGCGCAATCCGGCAACAGCCTCTTCGGCCGGGGGCGACTCGGTATACATGATCGCGTAAAGCTTCCACGGATGATCGCGGCGCAGCTTCGGCGCCGGTTCGGCGACGGCTTTGGCCGCCAGGCCGGGCCGCTCTTTTCCGTCGGGCGCGATGATGAGCTTGGCCCGCTGGCGCACGCTTTCGGGCAGCCTCCAGCCGTTCTTTGCGAGTTCGGCGAGCGCCTGCTCGTTGATGATCACGGACTCGGGCAGATAATTGACGATCTCGACCTTCGCCGGATCGAGGCCGTCGAGGACGTCCGCCGCGAGCTCGCCCGCGTGCCGGCCGACCTCGTAATAATCGGCGCCAATGTCGAACAGCGCCCCCTTGCGCGCATTCGGCGGGATCACGCTGAACACGGCGACGCCATTCTTGTTCGCCGCGGCGATGAGCTGGTCGGCGCCGACCATCACCATCACGTCGCCGGGCAGGAAGATCGCCTCGACACCGCGCGCCACCAGCGCCGCGGCCGCCTCGCCCACGCCGGCGGAGGAATCGATCGTCGCCTCCATGAGCTCGATGCCGAGACTGGCGCACACCTTGCGCGCGATTTCGATCTGCGCTTCGGAATTGGCCTCCGCCGCATTCCACACCACGCCGACCCGCTTGAGATCGGGCTTCATCGCGCGGGCGATCTTGAAGGCCGGCTCGACCGGTTGCATCGTGCCGAAGCCGGCCATCCAGGCGGGATGATCGAGCGGGTTCTCGCGGGAAAGTCCCACGCCCGCCGCCCACGGATCACTCACCACGCCGAAGACATGCCGCTTTTGCGTGGTCTTGTTGGCATTCGCCACCGATTGCAGCGCCAGCGTGCTGACCGTGATCAGCAGGTCGGCGTCGCCATTCGCCATGTCGCGGGCAATCGCGGCGCCCGTGGCGGTGTCGCCTTCGGCGTTGGACTTCTTCAACTGCATCGTCTGTCCATCCACGAACCCGCGGTCGCCCAGCGCATCGACCACCCCGCGCACCGCATCGTCGAGCACGGCCTGCGAGGCAGGCTGCGTGAGCGAGATCTTCACCGGTCGATCGCGGTCCTGAGCTTTCTTTGCGGCGCTTTTTCTCGATCCGAGATCAGAGACAAGCAGCAAGGCCGCCGCGCCCAGAATGAGCGCGAGACCAAGAGCAAGACGGCGGCAGACTTCCAGCATTCCGGGAAAAGGCGGAAGCTAGTGATCCGCTGCGAGAGTGGCAAGGCGCGCCCGAAGCTCCGCGATGATGCTCCCCAGCCGGCTGCGAGCGATTTCCGTCGAGAAATGCCGGTGCCCGATCTCGAAATTTTCCCACGCCCACGCCGCCTGTAGCGACGGACTATCGAGCACCTGCCGCACGCGCGCCACGACCTCGTCAGTGATCTTTCCCTCCATTTCAATGGCCTTCAGCCCGGTCGGTGCAATGTCGCTGTCATAGACCGGATAGCGGTTCACCAGCACCGGACGGCCGAAATACACCGCCTCGAGCAGCGCATTGCCGAAGCCCTCCCACGACGACGGATACGTCACGAAATCCGCGTGCGGGTAGACGTCGGCCAGCGTGTAGATCCGGCGACCATCCGCAGCCACTCCGCGCGTCTGCCCGATCCGCCCCGAGAGGAAAATCGCCCGAATGCCCGCGGCGGCGATGCCCGCCTCGACCTCGCGCAGCGCCTCCAGTCCTTCGTCGCCGGCCGGATGGGTGAGCACGAGCACGGCGCGGCGATCCGCCAGTCGCCGCACCAGCTCGATGCTGTGCTCGATGCCCTTGCGCGCAATGATCCGCGTGGGCTGCAGCACCAGCGTCTCGTCGGCGGCGACTCCGATATCCGCGCGAAAGCCCCGCGCGTAGTCATCCGGCTCCGGTAGCGGCACGTCGAAATCGAGCACGTTGGGCACGATCGTCGCAGCGATTCCGAACCGCTCGGCGAACGCATCGCGTTGCCGCGAATTAATGACCACGTGCGCCATGCCGGGCAGGCGCGCGGGAAACGCCTCATCGAGCCAGTCCGCGCAGGCATTCACCGCGAACCGCTCGCGTTCCCAATGAAAATCGTGATGGTGCGCGATCGTCGGCAGGCCGGTCTCCGCGATCAGGTCGGCGATCGCGAGGCCGAGCGGCACGTGCATCGGAATCGCGAGCGCGTTCTGAATGACGAGCAGATCGACTCCGAATCGCTCGACGAACGCGCGAAGCTCCGCCGCGAGGCGGCCGCGCATTTCCTCGACGCGACGCGTCGTTTCCGGGGTCCGCGTCGTCACTCCGAAGAGCTCGGCCTGAATTTCCAGCACCGCGGGGTGATTGAAAAACGCCTCCGGCGCGAGATGGCTGATGGCCGGCGGCGTCTCGAGCTGGCCCGCGGACCAGAAGCACTCCGCGCCGCGCTCCGCGAACATCCGCGCCCATTTGCCCGCCTCGAAACTCACGCCATCCGTGCCCGCGAAGCGCGTGGATACGAAGCCGATGCGGCGGAAGGCGGGATTCATCGGCGGTGATCCTTGCGGATTGAGCTTCCGCAGGCAAAGCCGTATCCCATGGCGAGCGCATGTCCGACTTCTTCCAGACCGGCTCCGTCGCCACGCTCCACCGCCTCGGCGAGCCGGATGTCGCGCGGCTCGAGCGCGAGCTCACCGCCTTCTCCGCCGAGCGGCCCATCGCGCTCGCCCTGCCCTGCCACGTCCGCGAGATCGGCACCCCGGCATTGGAGAACATCCTCCGCCACCTGCGCGAAGTCCCCTACCTCGCCGAGATCGTCGTCGGCCTCGACGGCGCGGACGCCGCCGGCTTCCGCCAGGCCCGCCGCGCCTTCCGTGATTTCGAGATTCCCGTCCGTATCCTCTGGAACGACGGCCCTCGGCTGAAAAAACTCATCGCCCGGCTCCAGGCCGGCGGCCTTGCACCCGGCGAGCCCGGCAAGGGCCGCAACCTCTGGCTCTGCTTCGGCGCGCTGCTCGCCGGCGACCGCGCCCGCGTCGTTGCCGTGCACGACGCCGACATCCTCACCTACGACCGCGGGTTCCTTGCCCGGCTCTGCTACCCGGTCGCCAATCCCACGCTCGGCTTCGATTTCGCGAAGGGCTACAGCGCCCGCTTCTCCGACCGCCTGCACGGCCGCGTCACCCGGCTGCTCTTCACCCCGCTCGTCCGCGCACTGCAGACCATCCTCGGTCCGCACCCGTTCCTGAGCTACCTCGATGCCTTCCGCTACGCGCTCTCCGGCGAGATGTGCATCGATGCCGAAATCCTGCGCCGCATGCGCATGCCTGCCGACTGGGGCGTGGAAGTCGCCATCATCTCGGAGATGTTTCGCGTCGTCGCGCCGAAGGCCGTCTGCCAGGTCGATGTCGCCGAGCGCTACGACCACCGGCACCACCCCATTCGCTCCCGCGCCGGCCGCCACGGGCTCGAGCGCACCGCCACCGATGTCGCCCGCTGCGTCTTCAGCACCCTTGCGCTCCAAGGCGTCGCCCTCAGCCGCGCGCACTTCGACACCCTGCTCGCCGTGTATCTGCGCACCGCCGAGGACGCCATCCGCCACCACTCCGCCGACGCGGAACTCAATGGCCTCGCCCTCGACCGCCACGAGGAGGAAGGCATCGCCGCCCTCTTCGTGAAGAGCCTCCGCGCCGCCGCCGACGATTACCTCGCCGACCCGCTCGGCGCGCCGCTCATCCCGAATTGGAACCGCGTCGAGTCCGCCTGGCCCGGTTTCTTTGGGGAACTCCGCGCCGCCGTGGAGCGGGACAACGGCTGATCTCCCGCAACGACGGCGCCCCGCCGTATGTCTTTCGTGCCTCCGGGTGAGGAGTTACCTCACCGGGTGATTCGGAACACTGCGGCCATCGTGACATTCGGCAAATTGCCGCCGGGATACGTGATGACGAGAGCGTCTGGCTCCTGCTTCCACTTGAGGGAACCGGTGTCGCCGAGCAGCGTCACGGATTTGATCGCCTTCACGTCGGGCGAAGCGGAGCCGAGCGACTTGATGCGGAGTTCCGTGCCAGCTTTCGGCACGGTCATGCAGAATGCGTAGAGCGCGCCATCCTTGCCCACGGTGAAGCGAAAATCCTCGGGCCCGAACGGGAAGTCCGCCTGCGCTCTGCCGAGCGCCCCGCCAGGCAGCTTCCTTGGGGGGCCGCCAGGGCCCTCGCCCAGCACCTTCCAGGCGTGGCTGCCGTAGATGCCGGCGCCGTTCACGCGCATCCACGCACCGACGTCCTCTAGCATCTTGCGGCTGCCATCATCGATCGAGCCATCGGGCAGCAGCGAGATGCAAATGGCCGCGCTCCCATCGCGGGAGCACGCTTCGATGATGTTGCGAATCATGGACTTCGGCTCGTGGGCCAGGCCGGGCCGGTAGAACCAGTCGCCCACCTGGGCCTCGGCGATCCATGCCTGGTCGGTCTTGATGCCGTCGGGCAGACCGCTCTCGGTGGTGTTCACCGTGCCGTTCGTCTTGTCGCGGAATTTGACGATGCTGAAGACATCGACCTTGCCGCGGGTCTTCAGCGTGTAGTTGTAGAAATCGGCGATGACGCGCTGCATGGCGTCAGCCTTGAGGCCGGTGCCCGTGCCCGTGCCGGTGAAGGGCCCCTGGGTGGTGCCGTCGGTGTAGATGAAGTCGGGATTGTAATGGTGGACGACGTCCATCATCCGCAGCGCCCACCATTTCGCATACCACTTCGCATAGTCGAGGTGGCGGGAGAAAATGCCGGGCGTCGGCGGGGCCCATGCGGAATGCGCCGCGGAGTCCACGCTCCTGTATTCGCGGAGGTCCACGCCGTAGAGCATGCGCGGATCGAGGCCCTGCCACCATTTGCCCTTGCCATCGGCGAGCGTGAGATGGCCGTCATACGGCACGCCGGCCTTCGGCCCCTCCTTGTCGCTGCTGTGGGCCGCCTGCCCCCACCACCAGGAATATTCGTGGTGGAAGGACACGCCGTAGCGGAGGCCGGCGGCCTTCGCGGCCTTCGTCCATTCGCCGAGAAGATCGCGTTTCGGGCCGAGGTTCACGGCGTTCCACGGTTGGTATTGGGAATTCCAGAGATCGAACTGGTCGTGGTGGACGCCCTGGATGATGAGATAACGGGCGCCGGCGTCCTTGTAGAGCGCGACGAGTTTCGCCGGGTCGAGCTTGTCGGGATTCCAGACGCGGAGGACGTCCTTGTAGCCGGTTTCGGAAGGATGGCCGAAATCCTTGAGGTGGTTCTTGTAGGCCGGCGTGCCAGGAATGTAGAGCCGGCGCGCATACCAGTCGCCGCTCTGGCCGGAGGCCTGCGGGCCGAAGTGGACCCAGATGCCGAACTTCGCCTCGCGCAGCCAGTCGGGCGTGCCGGGGTAGTTCTTTTCAATGGACTCCCAGGTCGGCTGGAACGGTCCGCTGGCAATGGGCAGGTCCAGCTTCACCTCGGGGAAGCTCTTCAAGTCGCCCATCGGCACGCTATTGATCGGGGCCGGCGCGGGGATGGGCGGAATCGGGCCCAGCGGCGGCAGGTCAGCGGCGAAGGCGGGCAGCGAAAAGGCCAGGGTCAGGAAAAGGAGGGCGGTGGGTTGCGGTCGAGTTGTCATGTGTTGATGGGCGGGGCGAAGATCGAGCTTCCCGATTTCGCTCGGATATTTGACCGCATCCAAGGCGCGGGCGCGATAAGTATCCGTTACAGAGAAAAGGGAAAGGCGAACTCCGAGGTCGTCCCAACTGAAAAGCGTAATCGCGCGGCGAAACCGACACGGAAATCATTGGTATCGATTTCCGCCGTCGGGAGCGGCGCGGGGCAGTCCTTCCTCGGGAACGCCGGATCGAAAGGGCGGGACGGCCGGCTCAAGCCAGCCTCACCCCATACGGCACGAGCGGAAGGAAATGCTGTCGGTTTCCCGTGGCGAGTTGCGCTCCGCAGCGGAGGGCAATGGCGGCGATGAGACAGTCCGCCAGCGAGCGGGATCGGCGACCCGTCAGGTTGAAGAGTTCCGCGCCCTTCTCGGCATCCGCCGGCAGGAGCGGCTCCACCTCTGGAAACAACGTCCGCGCCAGCATCCGACCGCCCGCGTCGAGCGGGCCGCAATGAAATTCCGCCCACGCCACGGCCGAAATGCCCAGCGTCTCGTTCGATCCGATCCATCCGCGCAGCAAGCCTTCTTCGGCGGTCCCGGGCTGGAGAGCGCGGACCAGAAAATTCGTATCGAGGTGAAGCATGGCGATTCAACGCCGCGCGTCGCGCACGGCCGCCATCCACTCGTGGCTCGCGCCCGTATCGATAGCGAGCCGGGCCTGCAGAGCCTCGAACGCCGCGAGGCGCGCCGCAACCGACTCGGGAGAAGTGTCGAGCCGGGCCTCGAGATGCGCCCGCAGAATCTCCTGCTCCCGGCGCGGGAGCCGATCCACCGCGGCCTCGATCTCGGCAAGCGTGCTCATACGCGGACCATACCCGCCTTCGCGCTTTGCCGCAAGGTCACCGGACCTTTGAAGGCGGATTAATACCGAGCAAGGGATTCATCTCACGCAGAGACGCCCTGCCGAGACTTCGGCACTGCAGAGGTCGATGGGCGAGGGCGACAAATGCGCGAAGAACCTCCTTTGCCTGTAGCGGCTTCGCCGTGCGAAGCCCCGCCCGGCAAAGCGTCGCGCACAGCACGACGGCTACAAGGCTCAACTACCCATCGGCGGATACTTCTCGAACTTCGGCAGCGCCGGGTCCATGGCATCGCCCGGGAGGGCGTCGCAGGTCCACACGTCCATCTGCGGGCGGAACGTGCTCGGATCATCCATGCTCGCCGCATGGAGGGCGACGATTTGCGGCGCGATGTCGGGCTTGCCAAAGACCGGCCCGCCGCACTCGGGACAAAACGCCCGCCGCGTCATCCCGCCCG
It includes:
- a CDS encoding ATP-binding cassette domain-containing protein, whose translation is MLSLKNIRKTFNAGTVNEVRALQGIDLEVEEGSFVQLLGMNGSGKSTLLNAVAGSFYVDSGSLRLAGVDITRLPEHRRAALIGRVFQNPFSGTAPNLSIAENFALASRRGLGRGLGWALNRRLMDELRARIATLRMGLEDRLDNAIGSLSGGQRQALTLLMATWLKPKLLLLDEHTAALDPKSADQVIQLTEEVVGREKLTTLMVTHSMQQAVNLGGRIVMLHKGQVAHDIRGADKRRLRPEDLVDRFHEIRARELLDERAAELLRASYI
- a CDS encoding GxxExxY protein; its protein translation is MTEDLIGAAIEVHRLKGPGLIESIYEKCMQRELELRNRAVLSQQAVRVEYKGLVFEEALRFDLLVEGCVLLELKSVEAIAPIHKAQLLSYMKLVDVPIGLLINFRTAKLVDGVHRMMLPGANE
- a CDS encoding STAS domain-containing protein — translated: MEIHRAHENDSLVLTLNGRLDAAWAEPVQAALESAIRGGEHSIVMDFAGVDYISSAGLRVVISGYKQLLAIKGAFSLRNAQPGVAKVIELSGLGVLLAAPAPVVGAAREVRSFESASAKWQSHGSAVPVRLRAIGEGAFDVSGGEKIDFVRPRFGLGVGALAETREKAMANLGEMLCMAGCVAHLPTNGALRPDFLLAEQAYVPSGWLASGLVAEGDPGLLLRFEVRPECRGVPLAEVCAAMLENSGAPAAAFVLAAEVAGLVGAALRQPPSGLVRDPFGFPEIRDRLNFTSERSFRDSVCLAAGVVARPGTEWDAHLRSVDSDGTVKAHVHAAVFPYRPIRKGSIVLDETVREIFEAGGLQAVLHLLNDTRDPEGSGDSEFLRGACWVAPVSGTP
- a CDS encoding ABC transporter substrate-binding protein, encoding MLEVCRRLALGLALILGAAALLLVSDLGSRKSAAKKAQDRDRPVKISLTQPASQAVLDDAVRGVVDALGDRGFVDGQTMQLKKSNAEGDTATGAAIARDMANGDADLLITVSTLALQSVANANKTTQKRHVFGVVSDPWAAGVGLSRENPLDHPAWMAGFGTMQPVEPAFKIARAMKPDLKRVGVVWNAAEANSEAQIEIARKVCASLGIELMEATIDSSAGVGEAAAALVARGVEAIFLPGDVMVMVGADQLIAAANKNGVAVFSVIPPNARKGALFDIGADYYEVGRHAGELAADVLDGLDPAKVEIVNYLPESVIINEQALAELAKNGWRLPESVRQRAKLIIAPDGKERPGLAAKAVAEPAPKLRRDHPWKLYAIMYTESPPAEEAVAGLREGMAKWPLVEGRDYTFKLLNAQGDVGTLNSLVDAALTDGADIIIPISTPSLQAAIRKVKDRPVIFTLIANPVIVGAGKSFDDHLPNVTGVSVLAPTDEMLDLLRKHFPQYRRLGTLFCPAEANSVDLKDTFVAHARDRGFEVETVAVSTPTELPDAAMSLAGRPIDAIVQISDNITSAGFTAIARAANQTQKPLFSLNSTTTELGAPVSFGRDYHECGLQTAKMVLRVMDGESPAKIPFLLSPHVVKKASLPNAAKNGLVLPQGYLDEMETVIRP
- a CDS encoding glycosyltransferase family 4 protein, with amino-acid sequence MNPAFRRIGFVSTRFAGTDGVSFEAGKWARMFAERGAECFWSAGQLETPPAISHLAPEAFFNHPAVLEIQAELFGVTTRTPETTRRVEEMRGRLAAELRAFVERFGVDLLVIQNALAIPMHVPLGLAIADLIAETGLPTIAHHHDFHWERERFAVNACADWLDEAFPARLPGMAHVVINSRQRDAFAERFGIAATIVPNVLDFDVPLPEPDDYARGFRADIGVAADETLVLQPTRIIARKGIEHSIELVRRLADRRAVLVLTHPAGDEGLEALREVEAGIAAAGIRAIFLSGRIGQTRGVAADGRRIYTLADVYPHADFVTYPSSWEGFGNALLEAVYFGRPVLVNRYPVYDSDIAPTGLKAIEMEGKITDEVVARVRQVLDSPSLQAAWAWENFEIGHRHFSTEIARSRLGSIIAELRARLATLAADH
- a CDS encoding alpha-L-fucosidase, with amino-acid sequence MTTRPQPTALLFLTLAFSLPAFAADLPPLGPIPPIPAPAPINSVPMGDLKSFPEVKLDLPIASGPFQPTWESIEKNYPGTPDWLREAKFGIWVHFGPQASGQSGDWYARRLYIPGTPAYKNHLKDFGHPSETGYKDVLRVWNPDKLDPAKLVALYKDAGARYLIIQGVHHDQFDLWNSQYQPWNAVNLGPKRDLLGEWTKAAKAAGLRYGVSFHHEYSWWWGQAAHSSDKEGPKAGVPYDGHLTLADGKGKWWQGLDPRMLYGVDLREYRSVDSAAHSAWAPPTPGIFSRHLDYAKWYAKWWALRMMDVVHHYNPDFIYTDGTTQGPFTGTGTGTGLKADAMQRVIADFYNYTLKTRGKVDVFSIVKFRDKTNGTVNTTESGLPDGIKTDQAWIAEAQVGDWFYRPGLAHEPKSMIRNIIEACSRDGSAAICISLLPDGSIDDGSRKMLEDVGAWMRVNGAGIYGSHAWKVLGEGPGGPPRKLPGGALGRAQADFPFGPEDFRFTVGKDGALYAFCMTVPKAGTELRIKSLGSASPDVKAIKSVTLLGDTGSLKWKQEPDALVITYPGGNLPNVTMAAVFRITR
- a CDS encoding PIN domain-containing protein; the protein is MLHLDTNFLVRALQPGTAEEGLLRGWIGSNETLGISAVAWAEFHCGPLDAGGRMLARTLFPEVEPLLPADAEKGAELFNLTGRRSRSLADCLIAAIALRCGAQLATGNRQHFLPLVPYGVRLA
- a CDS encoding GFA family protein — encoded protein: MNTTLPLNGGCACGAVRYESTAEPALMLHCHCRDCQRATGGGHSLLVIVPAAAFRVLQGEPRWHASASEAGGMTRRAFCPECGGPVFGKPDIAPQIVALHAASMDDPSTFRPQMDVWTCDALPGDAMDPALPKFEKYPPMGS